The stretch of DNA ATTGACATTCGCACTACCCAAAATGTAACCATTGAATACGAATTAGCAGCCTTATGGGAGCGGATGGTAGCGCTTATCATCGATCTTCTCATCGTATTGGCTTTTGTTTTTGTACTTACACCATTGATTAAAGTTGCAATAGGTAACGAAGGCGAATCTAACATGTCCAACGTCCTTTTAGCATTACTACCTATTGGTCTATTTATCGCTTACCAATTGTTTTCAGAAATATTGGCAGATGGCCGATCTTGGGGTAAAAAATTAATGGGCTTGAAGGTGGTTAGAATAGATGGCGCAGAGCCTGGTCTGAGTGATTATTTGCTAAGAGCGGTCTTCTATCTTATAGATTTTCTTTTTTCCCTTGGCATATTAGGTTCTTTATTGATTAGTTCCACCAGTCATCGACAGCGTTTGGGAGATATGACGGCCAACACGACTGTCATTAGAACCCGACACCACATACAGTTTGGTCTGGAGGATATTCTTAAAATTAATACCCTTGACGACTATCAACCCCAATTTCCAGCAGTTCGCCAATTCTCAGAAGCGGATATGTTGTTGATAAAGAGTATTATTGCACGTTGTACAAAATACCCCAATCAAGCCCATCAAAAAGCATTAAATGAATTGGTGCAAAATCTTTGCACTCAATTGGAGATAGATACTGTTTCTCGGGATAAGATTGGGTTTTTAAAAACATTAATTCGGGACTATATTGTCCTCACACGATAACCTTCTTTGACTCAAAAGCGCAGAAGTTGTCAGAAAACTCAGGATAATTGAAATGGGAAGAAGAAAGAAACCGCAACTCGTTCCAGCTATTGCATTCACGGGTTTTGCAGATAAGGGCAAGAGTGTAGGTCGGGATGAGCAAGGACGCGTTGTTTTTGCCGAGGGCGTTGTACCCGGTGATGTTGCCGATGTGCTGATTATGAAAAAAAGGAAAGGTACCTTTCAAGGGATCGTGCAACACATTCAAACCTACTCGGCTGATAGGGTCGAACCCTTTTGTACGCACTTTGGTGTTTGCGGTGGGTGCCGGTGGCAACATTTGGACTATGCCGCCCAGCTGCGGCACAAGCAAAAAATAGTAGTTGATGCCATGCAGCGCATCGGCAAAATCGATGTCTCTTGTATAGAACCTATTACTGGCGCAGCGCATACCCGTTATTATCGCAATAAATTGGAGTTCGCCTTTTCCAATCGCAGGTGGCTAACCAAAGAAGAACTTAGCGCGGATGTTTCCAACCAGCAAGATGTGCTTGGTTTTCATCGAGCTGGCGCATTTGATAAGGTCGTGGATATTGAACATTGCTGGCTTCAGAGCGAGCCCTCCAATCAAATCCGAAACCAAATCAGGACCATGGCTCATCACAGGGGAGATGATTTTTATGATCTTCGGGCAAATAAAGGCTTTTTGCGTCACCTTTTGGTTCGGGTGACGAGTATAGGAGAAACCCTGGTGATTATTAGTTTTGCCGAAAATGACCCCAAAAAGATAAGCCAATTCCTCCAGGAGGTAAAGGCAGCATTGCCTCAGATCACCGCCTTATTCTATTGTATTAATACCAAACTAAATGACTATATTTTTGATTTAGAAATGGTAAATTTCGATGGTAAAGCTTATATTGAAGAGCAACTTGGGCATGTTCGGTTTAAAATTGGGCCAAAATCGTTTTTTCAAACCAATAGCAGCCAAGCAAAAGTGCTTTATGATAGCGTATTGGAATTTGCAGAACTGAAGGGGACCGAAAATGTATACGATCTATATACGGGCTTAGGGAGTATTGCTTTATATGTCGCCAACCAATGCAAACAAGTCGTGGGTATTGAAGAAATAGAGGCTGCTATCGTAGATGCCCACGAAAATGCCACCCTTAATCAAATTGAAAACGCGGTATTTTATGCTGGTGATGTAAAAGATATCCTTACAGCAGATTTTGCAAGCCGTCATGGCAGCCCTGATTTACTGATAACCGATCCGCCAAGAGCAGGCATGCACCCTGCGGTCGTGGAGATGCTTATCGAATTGGCTCCTCCCCGTATCGTTTATGTCAGTTGCAATCCTGCTACGCAGGCCCGAGATTTAAACCTGCTGTCGGAGGCTTATGAGGTAAAAAAAATTCGACCAGTGGATATGTTTCCACATACGGATCACATAGAGAGTGTGGCACTTTTGGTCCACAAATAAAAGCATGTTTTATGGATGCAGAAAACCAATATAACGCCTTAGAAAAAGCATTAGAACCCCAGTGGGGAATCTTGGAAAAGGCAGCTGATGCCATTCTCGATCAAGAGGTGTCTTCTTATCCTATTTTTATTATCCATCAGCATCAAGTAGAAATCGGTGTTCTTTTAGTTAAAAGAGAAGCTGGAAAATCCGATTGGAGCATCCAGGCCAGTACCTTGGAAGAATTGGTGACTAAACAAATCATACAGATGGATAAAGTGGATGATTTCCGTAAAATCTATAAAGATCCACGTACAAATCTCTGTCTTTTTACATTAAGTGAGATGGGAGCAACCTTTATCTTTTTGCCCCGTAAAAAGGGAAAGAGTCTACAAAAGAGCTAATATAGAGAAAACGCACCTCACATCGGATTACAGGTTGAGTGCTTCTACTGATTGTATTCAAAAACTACTTTAATCATTAATATGCATAAGCGTCTGTCCGGTTTGGGGGCCAAAGCAGACATCCTTTTCATCGAGGATGATTACAGCTATGCACGTTTAGTAGAAATATGGTTGAGCGAATCGGATCTTTTGCATTTCACGTTGACCAATGCAACTTCCCTTTCGGCGGGCATACAAATGCTGGAGGCAAAAAAAACATATGATGCCATTTTACTCGATCTTAGTTTGCCAGATAGCAACGGATTTGAAACCTTGGAGAAGATGATTAACCGCTTTCCCAACCATAATATTATTGTGCTCACGGGGCGGATGGATGTAGCCCTGGGTATGCAAGCAGTCAAATCTGGTGCGCAAGATTTCCTGATAAAGGGTGAATTTGGAAGTAAAGAATTAGCAAAATCGTTACTGTATTCTATAGAGCGAAGCTCCATTTTAAGTCGTCTGGAGG from Saprospiraceae bacterium encodes:
- a CDS encoding RDD family protein, with the protein product MHTIDIRTTQNVTIEYELAALWERMVALIIDLLIVLAFVFVLTPLIKVAIGNEGESNMSNVLLALLPIGLFIAYQLFSEILADGRSWGKKLMGLKVVRIDGAEPGLSDYLLRAVFYLIDFLFSLGILGSLLISSTSHRQRLGDMTANTTVIRTRHHIQFGLEDILKINTLDDYQPQFPAVRQFSEADMLLIKSIIARCTKYPNQAHQKALNELVQNLCTQLEIDTVSRDKIGFLKTLIRDYIVLTR
- the rlmD gene encoding 23S rRNA (uracil(1939)-C(5))-methyltransferase RlmD — its product is MGRRKKPQLVPAIAFTGFADKGKSVGRDEQGRVVFAEGVVPGDVADVLIMKKRKGTFQGIVQHIQTYSADRVEPFCTHFGVCGGCRWQHLDYAAQLRHKQKIVVDAMQRIGKIDVSCIEPITGAAHTRYYRNKLEFAFSNRRWLTKEELSADVSNQQDVLGFHRAGAFDKVVDIEHCWLQSEPSNQIRNQIRTMAHHRGDDFYDLRANKGFLRHLLVRVTSIGETLVIISFAENDPKKISQFLQEVKAALPQITALFYCINTKLNDYIFDLEMVNFDGKAYIEEQLGHVRFKIGPKSFFQTNSSQAKVLYDSVLEFAELKGTENVYDLYTGLGSIALYVANQCKQVVGIEEIEAAIVDAHENATLNQIENAVFYAGDVKDILTADFASRHGSPDLLITDPPRAGMHPAVVEMLIELAPPRIVYVSCNPATQARDLNLLSEAYEVKKIRPVDMFPHTDHIESVALLVHK